One genomic segment of Hordeum vulgare subsp. vulgare chromosome 2H, MorexV3_pseudomolecules_assembly, whole genome shotgun sequence includes these proteins:
- the LOC123424965 gene encoding GDSL esterase/lipase At1g28600-like, which translates to MRTPHAALLFLLFMLACLRGAYSGGGRSRFTSIISFGDSYADTGNLVLWTDPVLPGLLLKNLPYGETFFGHPTGRATDGRLVLDFIAEALGLPSVPPYLAKGSNFSAGVNFAVAGAPALNLTYLQGLNLTVNPPINGSLHDQLVWFQNLKPSLCKGQSGSDCFGSSLFVMGEFGGNDYISFLLSNRTVEQARPYVPQIVDSISRGVEKLVQHGAKYILVADIFPIGCLPGALTKLASPNTVEYDRHGCLKSVNRLARYHNSLLRQQIKTLRHKYPHAKFITAEYYKPFLAFLDMPGHFGLNSSTTLLTCCGAGGPPYNYDFNAGCGLPGVEACANPSEALQWDGFHLTESAYRVVADGWLHGPYADPPIMHVAR; encoded by the exons ATGAGAACGCCTCATGCAGCACTCCTCTTTTTACTCTTCATGCTGGCGTGCCTCCGCGGTGCCTACTCCGGTGGCGGCCGGAGCCGCTTCACCTCCATAATCAGCTTCGGGGACTCCTACGCCGACACGGGTAACCTGGTCTTGTGGACTGATCCCGTCCTTCCGGGTCTCCTGCTCAAGAACCTCCCCTACGGTGAGACCTTCTTCGGCCACCCCACCGGGCGTGCCACCGACGGCCGCCTGGTGCTGGACTTCATCG CCGAGGCTTTGGGTCTGCCTTCTGTGCCGCCATACCTCGCAAAGGGGAGCAACTTCTCCGCCGGAGTAAACTTCGCCGTGGCAGGAGCGCCGGCTCTGAACCTGACATACCTGCAGGGACTGAACCTGACCGTGAACCCTCCGATCAACGGCTCCCTCCACGATCAGCTCGTGTGGTTCCAGAATCTGAAGCCTTCGCTCTGCAAAG GACAATCAGGTAGCGATTGCTTTGGGAGCTCcctgtttgtcatgggagagttcGGAGGAAATGACTACATAAGCTTCCTTCTGTCCAACAGAACTGTTGAACAAGCCAGACCTTACGTTCCTCAAATTGTCGACAGCATTTCCAGAGGCGTAGAG AAACTAGTCCAGCATGGCGCCAAGTACATCCTTGTGGCAGACATCTTCCCGATTGGCTGCCTACCAGGAGCGCTCACAAAGCTCGCTAGCCCAAACACGGTGGAGTATGATCGGCACGGATGCCTGAAGAGTGTGAACCGGCTGGCCCGCTACCACAACTCTCTCCTCCGTCAACAGATCAAGACGCTCCGGCACAAGTACCCACATGCCAAGTTCATTACCGCCGAGTACTACAAACCCTTCCTTGCATTCTTAGATATGCCGGGGCATTTTG GACTGAATAGCAGCACAACCCTCCTCACCTGTTGTGGTGCAGGAGGCCCTCCTTACAACTACGACTTCAACGCAGGGTGCGGTCTGCCGGGTGTGGAGGCGTGCGCAAATCCATCCGAGGCGCTTCAGTGGGATGGTTTCCACCTCACGGAGTCCGCCTACAGGGTCGTTGCCGATGGGTGGCTCCATGGCCCCTACGCGGATCCACCGATAATGCACGTTGCACGCTAG